The nucleotide sequence TTTCTAAAAGTACTCTATCTAACCTTTAGAGCTGTACAAGCTGACTGGCGAGATTCTGGGCGAGGGAGCCTATGCATCGGTGCAAACTTGCGTCAACATCTACACCGATCTGGAGTACGCCGTGAAGGTGATCGATAAGATACCGGGGCATGCGCGTGCGCGTGTCTTTCGTGAAGTGGAGACATTCCATCACTGCCAGGGCCATCTGGGCATCTTGCAACTGATCGAGTTCTTCGAGGATGACGAGAAGTTCTACCTGGTGTTCGAGAAGATCAACGGGGGTCCGCTGTTGACGCGCATCCAGGAGCACATTTGCTTCTCCGAGCACGAGGCATCGCAGATAATCAAGGAGATCGCCTCCGGACTGGATTTTCTGCACAAGAAGGGCATTGCCCATCGTGATCTCAAGCCGGAGAATATTCTGTGCGTCAAGACGGACTCGCTGTGCCCGATCAAGATTTGCGACTTTGATCTGGGTTCGGGGATTAAGTTCACCACGGACATCTCGTCGCCAGCAGCCACTCCCCAGCTATTGACACCAGTAAGTTTGGAACCCAATGAAGAATTTCGactataaataataatactgGAACCAATTTCTTTACAGGTTGGCAGTGCCGAGTTCATGGCTCCGGAAGTGGTTGATTTGTTTGTGGGGGAGGCACACTACTACGATAAGAGGTGCGATCTGTGGTCCCTGGGAGTCATTGCTTACATCCTGCTCTGCGGCTATCCGCCGTTTTCGGGCAACTGCGGCGAGGATTGCGGCTGGAATCGCGGTGAAAACTGTCGCACGTGCCAGGAGCTGCTTTTCGAGTCCATTCAAGAAGGTGCGTGGATGTTCTATAGGCTAGAATATAATAATATGTGCCTTATAAGCTAAGAATACAATAATAATACCGTTTCCTTTCTTCAGGACACTTTTCCTTTCCGGAGGCCGAGTGGCAACATGTAAGCGATGAGGCCAAGGACCTGATTTCCAACCTGCTCGTCAAGCAGGCATCAGATCGCCTCAGTGCCGAGGCAGTGTTGAATCACCCCTGGATTCGTATGAGCGAGCACGAGCCGCCGGCCAACAAACAATCAGGCCGCCACAAGGCTCTGCAGACGCCCAGTAACATTCGACGGTAAATAACAAAGAAATAGAGACCTTGGTTCCGGAGAACTAATAAGATATTCTATTTACCTTCCAGTAATCACCAGTCGGCGAGGGAAATCTCGCAGTTTGCCGAGTCGGCCATGGCCGTCAAACGTGTGGTCCTGCAGCATTTCTCGATGCGCTACGACTACATGAAGGAGCGCCCGAACATCTACCAGCCGTCGCAGGCCTACATGGATGCCTACAGCGATGAGAACTACAATCCCAAGCCGCCGGCTCACTACACTCGCAATCGCTCGCAGCGCAATCCAGCTACGTCCATGTGCGGCTACGGAGGACGCATGTCCTCGATGCATGGCCAGCGGGCCAGTAGCCGTCAGTCCTCTCGGAATGTCTCTCGCAATGCATCTGCAATTTACCCCAACAGTGGGGGCTTTAAGACACTCAACGTGCACGAGGAAGATGACGACGATGAAGCTCTGGAGGCTTTTGGTCGCATCGACGACGACGATGACGAGTGGGCCAGGTCGACGAGGCAATACCAGCAGCAGCGcgagctgcagcagcagcaggaggcGCTGGGCGAGGGTGGTCACTACAGGCGCGAGAGCGGAAGCGAGGGCGACGACATggaagaggaggaggacggAGAGAGCGAGGACTATCAGCACTATAAGCATTATTGGCGCGAGTTGGACGAGGACGAGGGCGATGACTATCTGTatgagcagcagcagcaacgcGTCGACGATATAGCCGAGGAagaggaggacgaggaggAGAAGCTCCAGGAGGAGCAGAAGGAGGAAAATCAACAAGCTGACAATCTGAAGCTATCGAAAGCTTACTTAGAGCAAGTTGGCGAGACCAATGTGGAGAAATCGAACCCACAGCATGATAATGGTTTGTATGAGAAGGATGAACTTATTATGGATAATATGCATATGGAGGAAACAACCCAGCAAAGCGAATTTGCTAAGCTCACCACAATGCGCAAAGATGCGCAGGAGGAGGAGATGGAGAATGGTAAGGAGAttaagcagcagcaggagaAGGAGAAGGACAAGGAGACGAAGGAGAAGAAGCAGCAGGATGATGTTGATGGGGCTAAGAAGCAAGGACCATCAAGTGATATTAGTGCTACTACCATCACCGATAATAACAAGCAGCAAACACCAGTTATGACTACAACACAGATTACCAACTGGCAAACTTGGGATGCAAATGAAGATGATGATGTTAAACTATTGGATAGTATTAgtgatttaaatgaaaagcTACCTGAAATTTATGAGACTGCAAATATTGTTGTCAACTCAGCGGCAGTGCCAGCAGCATcgacaccagcag is from Drosophila suzukii chromosome 3, CBGP_Dsuzu_IsoJpt1.0, whole genome shotgun sequence and encodes:
- the Lk6 gene encoding uncharacterized protein Lk6 isoform X2 — its product is MLDGQNELTRYSSEDVSGNESSEAPNMTEMERQAELNRHKEEMQKKRRKKRISSSLHSSTFQELYKLTGEILGEGAYASVQTCVNIYTDLEYAVKVIDKIPGHARARVFREVETFHHCQGHLGILQLIEFFEDDEKFYLVFEKINGGPLLTRIQEHICFSEHEASQIIKEIASGLDFLHKKGIAHRDLKPENILCVKTDSLCPIKICDFDLGSGIKFTTDISSPAATPQLLTPVGSAEFMAPEVVDLFVGEAHYYDKRCDLWSLGVIAYILLCGYPPFSGNCGEDCGWNRGENCRTCQELLFESIQEGHFSFPEAEWQHVSDEAKDLISNLLVKQASDRLSAEAVLNHPWIRMSEHEPPANKQSGRHKALQTPSNIRRNHQSAREISQFAESAMAVKRVVLQHFSMRYDYMKERPNIYQPSQAYMDAYSDENYNPKPPAHYTRNRSQRNPATSMCGYGGRMSSMHGQRASSRQSSRNVSRNASAIYPNSGGFKTLNVHEEDDDDEALEAFGRIDDDDDEWARSTRQYQQQRELQQQQEALGEGGHYRRESGSEGDDMEEEEDGESEDYQHYKHYWRELDEDEGDDYLYEQQQQRVDDIAEEEEDEEEKLQEEQKEENQQADNLKLSKAYLEQVGETNVEKSNPQHDNGLYEKDELIMDNMHMEETTQQSEFAKLTTMRKDAQEEEMENGKEIKQQQEKEKDKETKEKKQQDDVDGAKKQGPSSDISATTITDNNKQQTPVMTTTQITNWQTWDANEDDDVKLLDSISDLNEKLPEIYETANIVVNSAAVPAASTPAAAAPPPATCPPTDKPEENDSNEINPTTATEGTTMRTTFGKAAAEEQEQKPPTQSQTTTGHHSKAGRNVYFSVDAYQNDEDADIDEDDDYDDDEEEEDLQEQRKQPLPSIANAYTRKQRQQHQRYIVPRYQPADPVPLRQQAENWRYRTHHSQEQQPAAGYRKYRPPFSTGGGGGHHGNQQRNYLGSFSHSGGAAGYKIAPMQPPQQPPPRHNSAGSSGSGSGGSPPSDEQSTIRNWRQDCVYARSYGMNQPSEQQQQQRYNRSTVQRAQQQPRIGSGRFAHLQAAQLMEELPDMRIGLSPPSESVLLQRRLRQQQRANDLSEYCEPATASG
- the Lk6 gene encoding uncharacterized protein Lk6 isoform X1, whose product is MVELEEPKSGTAAPGANATLQRNNATNNNPRGSGDSGIRSGSGISCSNTDNSCSQSQSDGQNELTRYSSEDVSGNESSEAPNMTEMERQAELNRHKEEMQKKRRKKRISSSLHSSTFQELYKLTGEILGEGAYASVQTCVNIYTDLEYAVKVIDKIPGHARARVFREVETFHHCQGHLGILQLIEFFEDDEKFYLVFEKINGGPLLTRIQEHICFSEHEASQIIKEIASGLDFLHKKGIAHRDLKPENILCVKTDSLCPIKICDFDLGSGIKFTTDISSPAATPQLLTPVGSAEFMAPEVVDLFVGEAHYYDKRCDLWSLGVIAYILLCGYPPFSGNCGEDCGWNRGENCRTCQELLFESIQEGHFSFPEAEWQHVSDEAKDLISNLLVKQASDRLSAEAVLNHPWIRMSEHEPPANKQSGRHKALQTPSNIRRNHQSAREISQFAESAMAVKRVVLQHFSMRYDYMKERPNIYQPSQAYMDAYSDENYNPKPPAHYTRNRSQRNPATSMCGYGGRMSSMHGQRASSRQSSRNVSRNASAIYPNSGGFKTLNVHEEDDDDEALEAFGRIDDDDDEWARSTRQYQQQRELQQQQEALGEGGHYRRESGSEGDDMEEEEDGESEDYQHYKHYWRELDEDEGDDYLYEQQQQRVDDIAEEEEDEEEKLQEEQKEENQQADNLKLSKAYLEQVGETNVEKSNPQHDNGLYEKDELIMDNMHMEETTQQSEFAKLTTMRKDAQEEEMENGKEIKQQQEKEKDKETKEKKQQDDVDGAKKQGPSSDISATTITDNNKQQTPVMTTTQITNWQTWDANEDDDVKLLDSISDLNEKLPEIYETANIVVNSAAVPAASTPAAAAPPPATCPPTDKPEENDSNEINPTTATEGTTMRTTFGKAAAEEQEQKPPTQSQTTTGHHSKAGRNVYFSVDAYQNDEDADIDEDDDYDDDEEEEDLQEQRKQPLPSIANAYTRKQRQQHQRYIVPRYQPADPVPLRQQAENWRYRTHHSQEQQPAAGYRKYRPPFSTGGGGGHHGNQQRNYLGSFSHSGGAAGYKIAPMQPPQQPPPRHNSAGSSGSGSGGSPPSDEQSTIRNWRQDCVYARSYGMNQPSEQQQQQRYNRSTVQRAQQQPRIGSGRFAHLQAAQLMEELPDMRIGLSPPSESVLLQRRLRQQQRANDLSEYCEPATASG